One genomic window of Fusarium keratoplasticum isolate Fu6.1 chromosome 3, whole genome shotgun sequence includes the following:
- a CDS encoding Cupin-2 domain-containing protein, giving the protein MTSTLRVSSFCSTPICTRLYHTNKPSQLQHIYPSIMSAQSLQSATTRVVRTTHAEDGTSVFASDTHITPYAPFGPQASVFNIFDTRQSVPVNNTDAVPSFADTLPRCPPKGAIFCMTQIQPGGSAPMHRTQSLDYLVVMSGEIVLVLDGGEEKTVREGELIVQQGVNHQWINRGDVPCKIVCVMVGAEKVALKDGTTFEETVFK; this is encoded by the coding sequence ATGACTTCAACTCTCAGAGTATCATCTTTCTGCTCAACTCCAATTTGCACACGCTTATATCATACCAATAAACcatctcaactccaacacATCTATCCTTCCATCATGAGTGCTCAATCTTTGCAATCCGCAACCACTCGTGTCGTACGAACTACCCATGCGGAAGATGGTACCTCTGTCTTTGCCTCCGACACTCACATCACGCCCTACGCACCCTTCGGCCCCCAAGCCAGCGtcttcaacatctttgaCACACGTCAATCCGTCCCGGTCAACAACACGGACGCAGTCCCTTCCTTTGCCGACACTCTTCCGCGGTGCCCACCAAAAGGTGCCATCTTCTGCATGACGCAGATCCAGCCCGGCGGTAGCGCGCCCATGCACCGCACCCAGAGCCTCGACTACCTCGTCGTCATGTCAGGCGAGATCGTGCTGGTGCTCGACggtggagaggagaagactGTGAGAGAGGGAGAACTTATTGTTCAGCAGGGTGTGAACCATCAGTGGATTAACCGTGGGGATGTGCCTTGCAAGATTGTCTGTGTCATGGTGGGTGCGGAAAAGGTCGCATTGAAAGACGGAACAACTTTCGAGGAGACTGTATTTAAATGA
- a CDS encoding Histone acetyltransferase encodes MTSAQVMEEELQQSVMVSDEDAEYETAGDIPTMNAMTSNAPDANMGAGGATGNMDDAELSDRDASGEELDIDAEGEEDNDFLLDQQISANNTHEITQAETHQDEEEEEEEEEEDVDAEGEEYDEDEGVGDVKIQPGEEHDEDASDSERSESPSALDEESDEDAPWEDAGEADEDEDEDEEAGPSNNCTFCKQGEDEDPSEEFEVYLACAGCGVNAHQQCARDAAAMSEDNTPENWKCPECYHRDSDVEEHDEDMDDHSVNHDMELPSQHSDVPDHSGEVRFEPDVDDEPLTSQIDDEALPEEPVDETRTLRKRKSSSLEDDDNVISLRKRRRNQSNEPTSSHEGTTRNGSAEPSRHNPSRTLRLKVTRPPPVTMEKRTRTSLVLKIQVRPGNLKEILSRKKRDRRPPGSAARPSSHRPAATPRANPVPNPITALPTPFTSDNYSQPFYSFFDRETDEMKGKPYGGILTEAEADTSKTLPAPEDRRKFDDANKKAEDEWRARVLAMQADADMPVRKHKKSSENASQIECIEFGGWEIDTWYAAPYPAEYSRNRVLYICEFCLKYMNSDYVAWRHKLKCPAKHPPGDEIYRHKSVSVFEVDGRKNPVYCQNLCLLAKLFLGSKTLYYDVEPFLFYVLCEYNDTGYHFVGYFSKEKRASSQNNVSCILTLPIHQRKGYGNLLIDFSYLLTKVEEKTGSPEKPLSDMGLVSYRNYWRLILCRYFLKVMETGNHKSEGLSIKRISDDTGMTPDDVISALEGLRALVRDPQTKLYAFRVDVDYCRQYVNKWEAKGYVQLKPEALVWTPYVMGRSNAVNFELGPPINTIAPREDDEAKVDEGVDTVGTESQPTTNGEGKSVPDADTNGEHPLVNGEAASTPVQSIEEVDPDQEKEPGSPNDIEMGETVEDGPPAWVLPYKDIPLSRFEVFPAVPGGRRDRSRQSASRPSAPRTVSSASRPKRNGKSHRPSSSSRPKSASKRKTGGTGRGPGRWPKGTKKSDYGNADSGPGLPPGWLEKQTKLLPITEGNDAEQEVTGEEPAEDSVVVSTKTNGAPANGDAVEPNGTEAATDGEHHEDEEGDVDAEGEDV; translated from the exons ATGACAAGCGCGCAAgtgatggaggaagagcttcaacaaAGTGTAATGGTTTCCGACGAAGACGCCGAATACGAGACAGCGGGTGATATCCCGACGATGAATGCGATGACGTCCAACGCACCTGATGCCAATATGGGCGCTGGAGGCGCTACCGGAAACATGGACGATGCTGAGTTGAGCGATCGCGACGCTTCTGGCGAGGAACTCGACATCGATGCCGAGGGCGAAGAGGACAACGACTTTCTCCTGGACCAACAAATATCTGCCAATAACACCCACGAAATAACACAAGCGGAAACCCAccaagacgaagaggaggaggaggaggaggaggaggaggatgtaGATGCGGAGGGAGAAGAAtacgacgaagacgagggagTGGGCGACGTCAAGATCCAGCCGGGTGAAGaacatgatgaagatgcgAGCGACAGTGAAAGATCAGAGTCACCGAGTGCGCTCGATGAAGAGTCCGACGAGGATGCTCCGTGGGAAGATGCTGGGGAAGctgacgaagatgaggacgaggacgaggaagcggGACCATCTAACAACTGCACGTTCTGCAAGCAaggcgaagatgaagaccCAAGCGAGGAGTTTGAAGTATACCTGGCATGCGCTGGTTGTGGCGTAAATG CACATCAGCAATGCGCTCGCGACGCTGCAGCAATGAGCGAGGATAACA CCCCCGAGAATTGGAAGTGCCCCGAATGCTATCATAGGGATTCCGACGTTGAAGAGCACGATGAAGATATGGACGATCACAGTGTCAATCACGACATGGAGCTCCCCTCCCAACACTCCGATGTTCCAGATCATTCTGGAGAAGTACGGTTTGAACCAGACGTGGATGACGAGCCCCTGACTTCTCAAAtcgatgatgaagctctACCCGAGGAGCCTGTGGACGAGACTCGCACATTGAGAAAACGAAAGTCATCGTCTCTCGAAGATGACGATAATGTCATATCGTTAAGAAAGCGACGACGTAATCAGTCGAACGAGCCAACCTCTTCACACGAAGGCACAACGCGCAATGGAAGCGCCGAGCCAAGTCGACACAACCCTTCTCGCACGCTTCGTCTCAAAGTCACGCGGCCCCCTCCCGTCACTATGGAGAAACGTACACGCACATCACTTGTCCTGAAGATCCAGGTCAGACCCGGAAACCTTAAGGAAATACTTTCTCGCAAAAAGCGCGACAGGCGACCGCCCGGCAGTGCTGCCAGACCTTCATCCCACCGACCAGCAGCCACTCCCAGAGCTAATCCTGTCCCTAACCCGATAACCGCCCTCCCAACACCTTTCACATCAGATAACTACTCGCAACCATTTTATTCTTTCTTTGACCGGGAGACGGACGAGATGAAGGGCAAGCCATACGGCGGAATCCTAACCGAGGCGGAAGCCGACACCTCCAAGACTCTTCCAGCACCTGAAGATCGTCGGAAATTTGACGACGCCAACAAAAAGGCCGAGGATGAATGGAGAGCACGGGTCCTCGCCATGCAGGCAGATGCTGACATGCCAGTTCGAAAGCACAAGAAGTCAAGCGAGAACGCCAGCCAGATCGAATGCATCGAGTTTGGCGGCTGGGAGATTGACACGTGGTACGCTGCGCCGTATCCAGCTGAATACAGTCGAAACCGTGTGCTCTACATCTGCGAGTTCTGCCTCAAGTACATGAACTCGGACTATGTCGCCTGGAGGCACAAGCTCAAGTGTCCAGCTAAGCACCCGCCAGGAGATGAGATCTACCGTCACAAGTCGGTGTCTGTCTTTGAGGTCGACGGCCGCAAGAACCCTGTGTACTGCCAGAACCTGTGCCTTCTTGCCAAGCTCTTCCTGGGCTCGAAAACGTTGTACTATGACGTTGAGCCCTTTCTCTTCTACGTGCTGTGCGAATACAACGACACCGGGTATCACTTTGTGGGATACTTTtcgaaagagaagagagccagCAGCCAGAATAATGTCTCATGTATCCTGACATTACCAATACATCAGCGCAAAGGCTACGGCAACCTCCTCATTGACTTTTCATACTTACTTACCAAGGTCGAGGAAAAGACGGGCTCTCCTGAGAAGCCTCTATCCGATATGGGCCTGGTGTCGTACAGAAACTACTGGCGTTTAATTCTCTGCCGCTATTTCTTGAAAGTCATGGAAACCGGCAACCACAAGAGCGAGGGACTCAGTATCAAGCGGATATCCGACGACACGGGCATGACCCCAGACGATGTCATCTCTGCCTTGGAAGGCCTCAGGGCTCTAGTCAGAGATCCACAGACGAAGCTGTATGCGTTCAGAGTGGATGTGGACTACTGTCGACAATACGTCAACAAGTGGGAGGCAAAGGGTTACGTACAACTGAAGCCAGAAGCTCTCGTCTGGACGCCGTACGTCATGGGTCGCAGCAATGCGGTCAATTTCGAGCTCGGCCcacccatcaacaccatcgcGCCGAGAGAGGACGATGAAGCCAAGGTTGACGAAGGAGTCGACACGGTTGGCACCGAGAGCCAACCAACTACAAATGGAGAGGGCAAGAGTGTGCCCGATGCAGATACAAATGGGGAACACCCTCTGGTGAACGGCGAGGCTGCATCAACCCCAGTTCAGTCCATTGAGGAGGTCGATCCAGatcaggagaaggagcctggaTCACCAAATGACATTGAGATGGGAGAGACGGTGGAAGATGGGCCACCAGCTTGGGTTTTGCCATACAAAGATATTCCACTCAGCCGGTTTGAGGTCTTCCCAGCTGTTCCTGGTGGTCGGCGGGATCGTTCGCGGCAGAGCGCCAGCCGGCCATCAGCGCCTCGAACTGTCAGCAGCGCTTCAAGGCCCAAACGCAACGGTAAGAGTCACCGaccttcgtcatcctctcgGCCCAAGAGCGCCTCAAAACGAAAAACTGGTGGGACGGGCCGTGGGCCAGGCCGCTGGCCAAAGGGGACCAAGAAGTCAGACTACGGAAACGCTGATAGCGGTCCGGGTCTACCGCCTGGATGGTTGGAGAAGCAAACCAAGCTGCTACCCATCACGGAAGGCAACGATGCAGAGCAGGAGGTGACGGGAGAAGAACCAGCGGAGGACTCGGTCGTTGTCTCTACCAAGACAAATGGTGCTCCGGCCAATGGAGACGCTGTCGAGCCCAACGGCACTGAAGCAGCGACGGATGGTGAACAccacgaggacgaggagggtgatgTCGACGCCGAAGGAGAAGATGTTTGA
- a CDS encoding NADH dehydrogenase [ubiquinone] 1 alpha subcomplex subunit 1, which translates to MPVPFETLLPYAIMIGMFGISGTGLAVIKTWQNEGKRPRYSVDQWDKQMMERDRRLTGSLRGQTDKAVAPIGFELNNPWKLEKRFA; encoded by the exons ATGCCCGTCCCCTTCGAGACCCTTCTTCCCTACGCCATCATGATTGGC ATGTTCGGTATCTCTGGTACCGGtcttgccgtcatcaagaCCTGGCAGAACGAGGGCAAGCGACCCCGTTACTCCGTGGACCAGTGGGACAAG CAAA TGATGGAGCGTGACCGCCGACTTACAGGAAGTCTACGAGGACAGACGGACAAAGCAGTGGCACCCATAGGGTTCGAGTTGAACAACCCGTGGAAG TTGGAAAAACGCTTCGCTTAG
- a CDS encoding Cytoplasmic tRNA 2-thiolation protein 1, giving the protein MPPTPCSRCQNNRAVVKRPKNHHKLCRECFLRVFEDEVHHTITSSQLFFRGERVAIGASGGKDSTVLASVMKTLNERHDYGLNLVLLSVDEGIKGYRDDSLETVKRNAVQYDMPLEIVGYDELYGWTMDQVVETIGKKGNCTYCGVFRRQALDRGAKKLAIKHVVTGHNADDIAETVLMNLLRGDLPRLARSTSIVTGDSNSDVKRSKPLKYAYEKEIVLYAHHKKLDYFSTECIYSPEAFRGTARGLIKNLEKVRPSAILDIVRSGEDMARLTPEKNRGACACDEGEGIGGCGSANGRTSGNEMAEVEASLKKKANHKALETEITANGTPKEEEAVALPVRTRRQKEATPLQTLGKCVKCGYMSSQAMCQACTLLENLNKNRAEIAI; this is encoded by the coding sequence ATGCCGCCTACGCCTTGCAGCCGGTGTCAGAATAACAGGGCCGTCGTAAAGCGGCCCAAGAATCACCACAAGCTATGCCGAGAGTGCTTCCTCAGAGTCTTTGAGGATGAAGTACACCACACAATCACCTCCTCTCAACTCTTCTTCCGAGGAGAGAGGGTTGCCATCGGAGCCTCGGGTGGAAAAGATTCGacagtcttggcctctgtGATGAAAACTTTGAACGAACGGCACGACTACGGACTGAACCTGGTACTTTTGAGTGTTGACGAAGGCATCAAGGGATACCGAGATGATTCACTCGAAACCGTTAAGCGGAATGCCGTTCAGTACGACATGCCCTTGGAGATTGTGGGCTACGACGAGCTTTATGGATGGACTATGGACCAGGTTGTCGAGACCATTGGAAAGAAGGGAAACTGCACCTACTGTGGCGTATTTCGACGGCAGGCCCTGGATCGAGGGGCAAAGAAGCTGGCCATCAAGCACGTCGTAACAGGTCACAACGCAGACGACATCGCCGAGACTGTTCTCATGAACCTTCTTCGAGGAGATCTACCGCGGTTAGCTCGAAGCACCAGTATCGTCACTGGCGATTCCAACAGCGACGTGAAGAGGAGCAAGCCTCTCAAGTACGCATACGAAAAGGAGATTGTACTCTACGCCCACCACAAGAAGCTGGACTACTTTAGCACTGAGTGCATATACAGCCCAGAGGCCTTCCGTGGAACGGCTCGAGGTCTCATCAAGAATCTTGAAAAGGTTCGGCCAAGCGCAATCCTGGACATTGTCAGAAGTGGGGAGGACATGGCCCGGCTCACGCCCGAGAAGAACCGGGGGGCATGTGCCTGCGACGAAGGCGAAGGAATTGGAGGCTGCGGATCAGCCAACGGACGCACCTCTGGCAACGAGATGGCCGAAGTTGAAGCCAgcctgaagaagaaggccaaccACAAGGCCCTGGAGACAGAGATTACAGCCAACGGAActcccaaggaggaggaggcagtgGCCTTGCCAGTAAGGACTAGGCGGCAGAAGGAGGCTACACCATTGCAGACTCTGGGCAAGTGTGTCAAGTGCGGATACATGTCAAGTCAGGCAATGTGCCAGGCTTGCACACTGCTTGAGAACCTGAATAAGAACAGAGCAGAGATAGCCATATAA